The DNA sequence CGATCATCCGGTGTCGATCCGCGATCCGCGCTCGCCGGGCGAGATGGCTTTGCAGATCGATCTGCGGGACGCCGCTCTGGCGACTTCCGCCAATTACTTTTCGGGCCGCACAACCGATGCGCGCAGCGTGCTTATCGACGGTCGCAACGGACGGGCATGCCCGGGCGATTTCAGCGTGACGGTGCAAGCGCTGAACTGCATGCTGGCCGATGCGCTGACCAAAGTTGTCGCGGCCACGAAGGACGCAAGGCACACCGCGCTGCCCCGTTTCGGCGCCAGCGCTTTTATAATCTGAGCGATGCGACATCGAAAACAATCACTGCATCATCTTCCCAATGGCCAGCGCGCGGTCGGCTTGCGCATCGAGCGCTGGCACCGTTTCTGCATTTACGGCGTTGCAGCTTGGCTCGTTGCGACAGGCGCTTTGTGGCTGCTTGCCCATTACTTCCTGCGGCCGGTCACCGAGTTCGGGGAGGGCGTCCATCCGCTGGAACCTTGGTCGATGAAGCTGCACGGCGCCGGTGCGATGGCCGCGCTGTTTTTCGTTGGCAGCCTGCTGAACATCCATCTGCGCCGCGCGATCAAGGCCGGGCGCAACATCGTGTCCGGCTGGTCGATGATCGTCTTCCTGGCGGCGCTGAGCTTGAGCGGCTACGGGCTGTATTACCTTGCCAGCGAGCAGAACCGGCCGTTGTGGTCGGCGGCGCACTGGGCCGTCGGCCTGCTGTTTCCGGGTTTATTGATCTTGCACATAGTTTTGGGCAGAAAGAAATCCCTATAATCCGCGAGAATTTGCTGTATCTGCAGGGCAACTAAGTTGTACGAATCTTATTAAGAATAATTATCATTCGCGTGCTATACTATCTTCAAGAGCGGTAAAGTAAGCGTCAATCCGGCCATTTCTGACTCACTCTTGAAAGTGAACCATGTCTGCCGTACTCACGGATCAGTCGTTGCAAGATGAAATTCCCCACCTCGGCTTGCTCAGGAAAGGCGAACGCGCCGTCGTGCGCGGCTTCGCCCACACCCATAGCGCCGAACAGCTCGCGCTGAAGACGCGCCTGCTGGAACTCGGTTTCGCGCCGGGCGAGCAGATCCGAGTGGTGGCGGAATCGTTCCCGCGCCGCGACCCGATGGCGGTCAAGCTCGGCAACGCCACGTTCGCCTTGCGGCGGCATGAGGCGGCGCTGATTCATATCATGCACGCCGACAGCGGCGCCGCATAAAGTCCATTTCCCACCCTGTTTATGAGTACTGCCAAGCCGCTGCGCCTTGCCTTGGTCGGCAACCCCAACTGCGGCAAGACTGCGCTGTTCAACCGCCTGACCGGAGCCCGACAAAAAGTCGCCAACTATGCCGGCGTGACCGTCGAGCGCAAGGAAGGGCAGTTCACTTCGGCGGCCGGCTGCTCCTATCAGGTCGTCGACCTTCCCGGTGCCTATAGCCTGAACGCGATGACGCCGGACGAGGCGATCACGCGCGACGTGCTGTTCGGCACGCGCGCCGACGAAGTGCCGCCGGACGTGATCGTGCTGGTGGCCGATGCCAACAACCTGCGCCTGAACCTGCGGCTGGTGTTGGAAGTGCTGCGCCTGAAGCGCCCGACGGTGCTCGCGCTGAACATGATGGACGTGGCCAAGAAGCGCGGCCTGGAGATCGACACCGCGAAATTGCAGGACGAACTCGGCATTCCCGTGATCGAGACCGTTGCGGTCAAGCCGGGCGGCAGCGCGTCCCTGATCTCGCAGCTCGATGCGCTGGCGCTGCGGCCGCGCGCTGAATTGAGCGCGCTCGGCGCGCATGCGCAATTCAATGCCGACAACAGCGCCTCGCTGGAGGAAACGCAAAGGGAAGTGCGCCGCATCCTGAACGCGGTGATC is a window from the Noviherbaspirillum sp. UKPF54 genome containing:
- a CDS encoding DUF4405 domain-containing protein, whose amino-acid sequence is MRHRKQSLHHLPNGQRAVGLRIERWHRFCIYGVAAWLVATGALWLLAHYFLRPVTEFGEGVHPLEPWSMKLHGAGAMAALFFVGSLLNIHLRRAIKAGRNIVSGWSMIVFLAALSLSGYGLYYLASEQNRPLWSAAHWAVGLLFPGLLILHIVLGRKKSL
- a CDS encoding FeoA family protein, encoding MSAVLTDQSLQDEIPHLGLLRKGERAVVRGFAHTHSAEQLALKTRLLELGFAPGEQIRVVAESFPRRDPMAVKLGNATFALRRHEAALIHIMHADSGAA